One Candidatus Bathyarchaeota archaeon DNA segment encodes these proteins:
- a CDS encoding peptidylprolyl isomerase yields the protein MAENEYTNGTKILLHTNMGDITIQLRNDMPITTGNFKNLVSKGTYNGTIFHRVIDEFMIQGGDPTGTGYGDPAIPEIKDEFTRKNRNDRGTIAMANAGPNTGSSQFFINIVNNNYLDTKHPQFGKVISGMDVVDAIGKVATNRNDRPLKEVVIVNAAVLP from the coding sequence ATGGCAGAAAACGAGTATACAAATGGAACTAAAATCTTGCTTCACACCAACATGGGCGACATAACCATCCAGCTCCGAAACGACATGCCCATAACAACAGGCAACTTCAAAAACCTCGTCTCAAAAGGCACCTATAACGGCACCATATTTCACCGCGTCATCGACGAATTCATGATTCAAGGCGGCGACCCCACAGGAACAGGATACGGCGACCCCGCCATACCCGAAATCAAAGACGAGTTCACACGCAAAAACCGCAACGACCGAGGCACCATCGCCATGGCAAACGCGGGACCGAACACGGGCAGCAGCCAATTCTTCATAAACATAGTCAACAACAATTACCTTGACACCAAGCACCCCCAATTCGGCAAAGTCATCTCTGGAATGGATGTGGTTGACGCAATCGGGAAAGTGGCGACCAACCGAAACGACCGTCCCCTAAAAGAAGTTGTTATAGTTAACGCGGCGGTTTTGCCGTAA
- a CDS encoding peptidylprolyl isomerase — MAPKHKKKNLPPKKQLQKRNSNKSTWIALGVIAVVVIVFGVLAGSGLFNSAPASIAPTKVLLQTTAGNITIDLRTDKPITSGNFINLVKEGKYDNTTFHRVISSFMIQGGRVNSYVAPIKDEIGTDNHNTKYTIAMAKTSQPNSATSEFFINTVDNSGVKRYAGFDDTYTVFGTVIAGQDVVDAIANAPVTENPAMNGEMSLPVNPVTIIRASIVS, encoded by the coding sequence ATGGCTCCAAAACACAAGAAAAAAAACCTGCCACCTAAAAAGCAACTGCAGAAACGCAACTCCAACAAATCCACCTGGATAGCACTCGGCGTCATAGCAGTGGTTGTTATAGTTTTTGGGGTGTTAGCTGGTTCAGGGTTGTTTAACTCCGCTCCGGCATCGATTGCTCCAACTAAAGTTTTACTTCAAACCACCGCAGGAAACATAACCATAGATTTAAGAACCGACAAACCCATCACGTCAGGCAACTTTATCAATCTGGTCAAAGAAGGCAAATACGACAACACAACCTTCCACCGAGTGATTTCGAGTTTCATGATTCAAGGCGGACGAGTAAACAGCTATGTTGCACCTATAAAAGATGAAATAGGCACCGACAACCACAACACCAAATACACTATAGCCATGGCGAAAACCAGTCAACCGAATTCTGCCACAAGCGAGTTCTTCATAAACACCGTGGATAACAGTGGAGTTAAACGATACGCAGGCTTCGACGACACATACACGGTGTTTGGAACGGTAATTGCAGGTCAAGATGTTGTTGACGCAATAGCTAATGCACCCGTAACTGAAAACCCTGCTATGAATGGTGAAATGAGTTTACCTGTCAATCCAGTCACCATTATACGTGCATCAATAGTTAGCTAA